The proteins below come from a single Felis catus isolate Fca126 chromosome A1, F.catus_Fca126_mat1.0, whole genome shotgun sequence genomic window:
- the CENPH gene encoding centromere protein H isoform X2 has product MLNRQSQPVAPTYCHLLRAQTKQQLLEYKSMLDASEEKTPEQIMQDKQIEAKIEDLENEIEEVKTAFEIKRLALHRMQLSAALKKNLEKINPQTSVLMDNMKHILKLNKLIMKSQQESWDLEEKLLDVRKKRLQLKQASESKLLEIQTEKNKQKDDLAIMENSDKIKTVQQNLQTEIQVTTVIQHVFQNLILGSKANWAEDSAFKEIVLQLEKNLTMIK; this is encoded by the exons GCTGAGAGCACAAACTAAACAGCAACTCTTGGAATATAAGTCAATGCTTGATGCGa gtGAAGAAAAAACTCCAGAACAAATCATGCAAGATAAGCAAATTGAAGC TAAAATTGAAGACctggaaaatgaaattgaagaGGTGAAAActgcttttgaaataaaaaggctTGCATTACACAg GATGCAACTTTCGgctgcacttaaaaaaaacctggagAAAATTAACCCCCAGACTAG tgTGCTTATGGATAACATGAAACACATATTAAAGCTAAACAAATTAATCATGAAGTCACAGCAG GAATCTTGGGATTTGGAGGAAAAACTGCTTGATGTTAGAAAGAAGAGATTAC AATTAAAACAAGCTTCAGAAAGTAAGCTTTTAGAAATACAGActgaaaagaacaaacagaaagatGATTTGGCCATTATGGAAAATTCAGACAAGATAAAGACCGTACAACAAAACCTACAGACGGAGATACAAGTTACTACAGTGATTCAACATGTGTTCCAg aaccTCATTTTAGGAAGTAAAGCCAACTGGGCAGAGGATTCTGCCTTTAAGGAAATTGTTCTACAGCTTGAGAAGAATCTCACCATGATCAAATAa